In the Melanotaenia boesemani isolate fMelBoe1 chromosome 14, fMelBoe1.pri, whole genome shotgun sequence genome, taaatagaCGAGCAAAACCAATATTCAGCAAGAAAAACTCAGTTTGGTTTAAAAGCTagagaataaaaatgagaatttaAATGACATGTAAAAATCTCTACTGTAGGGGAGGTTTTAAAGTGGAGGGGGAGGCTGTCTCATAGTTTGGGGGCGATaacagaaaaagctctgtcCTCTTTTAATTTCAAGCTGGACCTTCGGGACAACAAGCAGCAAGTCTCAGTGATCTAGAGGGAGTGTGTGGAGGTCAAAGATCGGAGAGATAAGCAGGGGCCAACCTGTTTAAAGACTTGGAAACAGACAATAAAATCCCCTCTAAAAAGAACAGAGAGCCAGAAGAAGAAGCAAAATGAGGTGTGATGTGGTTTCTCTTCAAAGTTGGAGTCAGCATCCGGGCAGTAGCGTTTTGGAGACCCACACCTGAAAAGCACTGTATTAGATATCAGTgataacaataaattaatattcTAAATCTCATTAACAGGACATGCTGGATGATGGAGCCTCTGTAACAATGTGATCAGACTGCATTACACAAAGTTTCTAAAACACGTTTGTGGAATATTTATTCCTCATCTGTTACTGCAGAGCTGCAGACCCACATCACAGCCGAGTTAAGTGTCAGTACATCTTCTCTTTACCCAACAAAAACCAGGAAGATGGCTTATTTTCTGGACTGCCCAACTGTTTTCAAACCGTCCTTTGGATTTGCTGATTTGACCCAACAGCTGCAGGAATGTATATCTGCATTTCATGTTCTTCAGAGAAGATtagaatttaaaacatttacaacctCTGTGCATCCAATAGTCAAAGTGGaagaaatataaattattataaatatataaatttgcAGGAGAATGGCATGGTGATGCAGAAGTCTGGCATCTTGTAGCCTTTCCTCTCATATTTTTCATAAGCAAAGATCAAAAGTTCTAGGTTCCCAGTTGCCATGAATGCAGCATTAGTTGCTGACAGCAAACTCCATTCTGGGTCTTTTCATGTAGGCGGAGGTGGCAGAAAGTCAAAGGAAACTTAAAAattcatcttttattttatttatttatttttattttgaaaagttTTGGCATTAAAAatacttggttaggtttaggaaaagaTCTGGTTCAGATTCCTATTACCAATATAACACATCAAATAATGATGCAGAGATGCACCTGCGTGATGAAAACTGATGCTGAAGGTAGAAGCACAGAGCAGGGTGTCATCCTGTCACCACACATGAAAGGAAATGATATGCAAAACATCACAACACACGTGTGTTTTACACCATTTCATGAGAACAGGCTGCAGCATGTGTGCAGCGCCTCAAGCTTCCACCTCATCTTActcattcacacatacacaacttTTAAACTAAAGCCGCTCGTGCCTCCAGTGCAAGCACAGAAATCATCCTGGTGTTTTCAGAAAAGCTCCATTTCTACACGTAACACAACCACGCAGCATTccttttttacattaataataatgGCTCCAGATTTTTTATCAGCAATGAGAAAAATATCTGCAAAATAGCATCAAACGTAGCTAAACACACGCTAATCACTTCATCAGTCAGCAATTAACATTTAACACTAAATGGTacaaatttaaagaaagaaaaatcaggtGCTGATAGTGAGGAATTTGATGTTTGTTGTATGCAATgccagaaaaagataaaaacaaacaaacaaacaacatggACAGGGGGTCCCGTGTTGCACCACGGCTACTCCGAATGCTTGAAACTGAGCAGACCGACTTATGTAGATTTGCAAATTAAACCTTTTCCATTTCTGCTTCAATTAAACCTTCAGCTGTTGGACAGTTGAAGACCAGTCGATGTGCATGTGACCCATTTCGTGCACTAACTCTGTATCATCACAGACCGTGTGCTGATGATAATCAGGACTCATCCTTTCCTCTCTCCAAGACGAGGCCATTTCACTTCCAAGACGGCAGCTGCATTTCTggatatgtttgttttctttgcaggACTAAGTTTTACCTTCATGCAGTGACGAGGTACATGAACTGATGATGATTTTCAGAGCCTGAAAATCCCCGACATGTTCTGCATTCAGCATCATCCCATCTGTCCACATAGCTCAGATCCTCTGCATCATTTAATgatttcatttataaaattcCTTCCATCCAGACAGATAGAAGTTAAACTTTTCACTGAATGTTCAGCCTCCATTCATCTCTCTGGGTTGCTGGTTTAAACAGAATCATGTTACAGAACTTTTGTCAGTttatttaatgactttttaaatcatccagaagcatcagactgtttctgtttttttgtcttctctAAAACATGCTGTTGGTGTGAAATTCAACATCCGATGTGTGGATTTGGTACGTTTTTCAGTTAGATAATGACAATCATTGCATTGTGTTTacattcacattttaaatatcaACCCTTTTGGATGCTACTTGGTACAATAATTGAAATAACTGCAGGGATTTTGCAAAATATATGAAGTCCTTTGATACTGAACTCTCCTATACCATCATGCACGTGAACAGCATGGCCCAGGACGAGCTCCTTCAGTTTGGTTATCTTTGTATCTCCTTTATCGTTTCCAGGTTTTCCTCACTGCACTGGTAGCCTAATGACAGCCAGGGATGTAACCCCCCATCTGGTGCGTAGAAACAAGATTCGGGGATGCAAACCTCAGAATATCTGCAGCAAGAAAAATCCTGTTTCAGGGTGAAGCTGAAGGCCAAGACCTGAACATCACCTGCCTGAGCTggaaatacagttaaaaaaggcaaaagaaTTCAAATTAAAAGAGACATCTATCACACTGTGAATGCCGGCTGTACCCTGGCctgcaaaaacaacaataacaagaaAGGCTGGAGGTTGAGGTCATTATCGGTCctattaaaatgatgtaaatccATCATTTGCTCCAGTGTTTGTGTGCACTCTGTTTATgacatgtgtgtgagtgtgtgtgtgtgtgtgtgtgtaggtataCTGTAGGTAAGCTGAGCCGAAGAGACGCTGACTGTGTTGaatctcagcagcagcagctccagacgCCAGAGACACACCGCATCCCCCCACATCCATCTCCATTTCTCTCCATCCTTCTTCACTCGCTTTGTTCCAGCTCACATGGACTCTGCCCTGatttacagaaagaaaagccCTCAGTGTAGTCATAGTGATATCTCTCTCtgccccccacacacacataaacacacacacacggtgcaACCTGCTTCTTCCACATACCaccatgcatgtgtgtgtgttgtaggtgcacacacaaacatactcGCCAGCTCTAGGCGAGGTGACGGCTGTCACACTGCTCAACGTTTCCGCTGACTCAGCAAAAGCAGGAAAAGGAGGAGAGTGATGGAGAGGttgagaggagggagggggagaaagaagggaggaggaggagaagggaagatattgagaaaaaattaaaattttaactaAAGTGAAAGCTGAATGTTTCCCATTAAAGACTCAGCAAATTAATTCGTTTCTAAAGTTGGAGAGCAAAGATGAGACATGCTCCACCTTTAACGCAGAGTGAGGAGCTGCAGCACAAATCCAGTGAAAAGTGAAAGCATCTCTTACTAGAACTGGTTTGcattaagaaaaataacaaatattaaatatgagGATGAAAGTTTAATAGTTTAATTTACAAATGAtgagattaaaatatttagatcCATGTGATGCGATATAGGAGAATTTTTTCAAACTtcttggaaaaagaaaacacattcacCTTTTCACTCagtcaaaaacacaaaatctcAAACATGTAAATTATCTGATCTGATCATAATTTATTTGGGGAAAAGGGCTCAAATTCATCTAGTCAGACAGGTTTgagtgcagctgcagcagctgcgcACATCACTGGTTTTCTCTCACTGACCTCTAACCATCCACTTGACCCGCAAcgcaaacacactcacacacactccttcaaTCACACACTCATTCACGGTGAGTTATGATATGTGTTTGAAGTGAGCCGCAACCCGCCGGGCCTGACGGGGGTGTCACATCAACACCAACACGGGGTGGCATCTGTCTCAACTCGCGCTGCTTTCCACCCTGAGAGGACCATAGACCGCCACATTcagcaccacacacacacacgcgcacacaccgCGGACACGTGTGAGAGATGCCCCACAGACACACTCACAACGTAAAGACAGTGACAAGGGGGGGTCGGGGGGATGCTCACCTCGCGTTTTGCAGGAGGCAGTGAAGAGAGCAGCCGggcttcatccatccatcaccggCTGATGAGGCGCGCAGAGGCCCGCTGACAGGCGGCCAGAGCCGGCAGCGGGGCAGGGCAGGGGAGGGGTGACCACCTattccttgtgtgtgtgtgtttttttttacacgcGCACACAAATCTGGAAATCTGGAGATCAGAGCTGCTTTTGACCTCAACATCCCGCGAGCCGCAGCGGCTCAACAGAGTCAGCGTGTCCGCTGCAGGAGCGCTCCAACGCCGCTTCGGACAGCAGCTTACAGCGGAGCTGGTCTGGAGAACCGGAGAGATGAGAGGCAGGAGAAATACAGGCTGGGGATGAAATAGTCCTCTATCATATCTCCATCTTAACCAGCAGAaataagaacaacaacaacaatgataataataataataataataataataataataataatgttttttctgtCGTTTGCGTTTGTTTTTTTCGTTTAGTCgccaataaaaataacatttttttaacttttaaaacaacttttgcGAAAAAATATTTAGATGCCAGCTGAACATTTTTCTCACACTAATAAAACATGCAACTGCTTCAAAAAATAAACTAagtcattttagaaaaaatatttaactttattttctatgtatTTCTAATCCCACAAAGGAAAAGTTGCGCTGGCGCTCAGCCGGCCTGAAACAGGCGCAGCTCAACTGCGGATTTCTTACAGTCTGACATAAATCACTTAGGGAAGAActattttgctgttgtttttaaagaaaaaaaaaatcgttGTGGTGAGCAAAGACGGCGGCATCAGTCTGGCAGATTTGGGACAgaactttttattaaacattatgAAAACAAGATTTCTCAACAACGTTCCACTTTGTTGGATTTTCACTTGTTGACACGTCAGGACACGTTCATTGAATAACTATAGAAATTATATGTACAGATATACATTTACAGCACTGTGCAGAAGTTTGCTTTCCTGATCTCCGTTTAATCTTCACATCGGGATTATTTAAGGATGAATTATTTCAGGATAAATTAGTTAAAATCGGatccaaacttttaaaaactgattaaacaaataaaatggaatttgtttatttgtttatttatttaagtgttttttatgtaaataatgtagtcaaattatttattatcGTTTCAAGGGTAAAAATCAAGCtcattcatgttttgttttttttcccccgtttTTTAATTAAACGCCACGTTTTTGTCTCCACGTCTGATCCAACAGGTTGGCTGAGCATCGGGCACTTCTGCACAATATTGCACATATATCTAAGCATCAGAAAACACACGAACCAGGGACTTCTTGTTGACAGAATAATGCAAGAACAAAGTCTCCTcttttccccctctctctcgAACATCAAGCATCCTCCTATCAGACGGTTTTAAACCCACCGAGCTGCAGAGAAACCCACAGGCCCGACAACATTTTCTACTACCAgtacttaaatttaaaatgaaaaagaaagaaatcgaAAACCTTTAACCATCAGATTGGTGCATAGAGTTTTAGCAGCGGATGCAGTTCTTGTCCATCCAGTAACTGAGGATCAAATTTACATCCAGTTTTTTAAGCAGATCAAAGGTCTAAAACCCCATAAAAGAACATTTGCCCAGTTTGATCTCTTCTTAGTGCAGTACAGGCTTGCCTTTGACATTACACATGTTCAGTAGGAGGAGGATACCATAGACAATTTGCATGCTGTAACATACAAACATTTGTATTAAGACATTTCAAATAATCCAAGCaacaaaagctttaaaaagagagaagataaaataacacagttaactgttttcttttttctctacatattatGTACAGATGGAAATAAATAGTCTAAAATCTTGGCTCAGTTAATccctttttgtcatttttcctttttcttttttaaaacaatagaaaaattGATTGAAAATAGCAGTTGAAGACGCATCCATTTTACGCAATATCGCggattgtttttgcattttagtCCGCAGTCCTtgcacctctctggtggggttGGGGGGTGAGGGGGGTGGTTTGAAGGGTATAAGGAGACATTTTTGTGGCTTTTCTGCATACCCAGGCTTTACTGATggaggagggagaaagagaACCATGAGTCATGCTTTCCATACATGTGGAAGGATTCTGGGAGATGacaggaggtgtgtgtgtttggggggttGTTTACCATACATGTCCTGCATGCAGGGTTGCAAATAGGGATGGGGAACTATTACACTTGCATTATTGAAAGGTCTCTGCATCAGTGCGCCTCTCTTTCACAGAAACAGTCTTTTGAGCCTCCTGGAGCTTGAACAGAGGTGGTGAGTTGcttcttctgcttctctttcagttcattcagacttaaaaaaagaaatcatttgtTGTCCcatttaaagacaaaactgtCGCGCTTTCTGTGAATTAAGACAGTCACCTCAAATGTCATTGGTTCAGTAAGACCTCTGAGAAGACAAAAAGTCTACAGGCTAAGTGATCCCATGTACCCGCCTGACAGGCTTACAGAAGTTTAGCCTACCCATCTTTTAAGACTTACAAATAAAACGCACCTAAGTTTTTAGGCCTAATTGTTAAGATGTTGAGCTTTAACGTCTTTTCTGAAAAGATaactgtaaacaaaacacaaacgcagaaaaatataaattaatgtaAGAAGAGTGTTTCGGTGGAGGTGTAGTTCAGTCTATTCTACAAACATGAGTCTCTCACATGAAGAACTCGGTGTTGGCCTGTTTCCCGGACGGATCTCTCGTGTTCGCGGGTCCACCGGCATTGTAGGTCCGGCTGGCCAGCTTCTCGTACTTCTCCTTGTATAGATCCCTCTCTTTGACAAGGCGCGCCACGTCCTGCTTCAGCTGCTCCACTTGGTTCTGCAGGGTGCACTTCTCGGTCTCCAGCATGTGCCTCTGCTGCACGCGTTTGAAGCGGCAGGACTGCGCGTAGCCCCGGTTCTTCAGGGTGCGTCTCTTCTGCTTCAGACGGATCACCTCCTCCTTGCTGAATCCTCGCAGCTGCCGGTTCAGCTCCCTCACCGTCATGCTGACCAGCTGCTCGTCCGAGAAGCGGTCCTCCAGGCGGGCGTGGTGGccgtggtggtggtgatggtggtgatgatgggcTTGGTGATGGTGGGCGGCCGAGGCCGAGGACAGATCCTCTCCGACGTACTGCTGCCCGCGGAAGCCCTCGTAggcctggtggtggtggtgatgatggtgcgCGTTACCGATGAGGGCCTCCACCGCGTCCTCCGGGGTCAGGTTGAGCGCCTCGGGGTTGATGTGGTGCTGATAGCTGGGGATCCAGTACAGGTCCTCCAGCTGAGGCTTACTCGCGTTGCTGTGATTGTTGTTGACgctgctgttgttgctgttgcCGCTGCTGTTGACGCCGCCGGCAAGGCCCTGGTTGGGCTGCGCGCCCGGACTAGGGGCACAGAAGCTGGGCGAGGAAGGCACGGAGGAGCAGGGTGTGCTGATCGGGGTGGAGGAGAGGGAGCCGGACGGGAGGCGGTGGCAGTAGCGGTCGGCTTCCGGCGGCTCCTTCTTCACCTCAAACTTCATCAGATCAAAGTCGTTGACGTACTCGATGGCCAGCGGGCTGTTGGGCAGCTCTGCGCTCATGGCGAGGTCGGTG is a window encoding:
- the mafaa gene encoding transcription factor MafAa, which gives rise to MATDLAMSAELPNSPLAIEYVNDFDLMKFEVKKEPPEADRYCHRLPSGSLSSTPISTPCSSVPSSPSFCAPSPGAQPNQGLAGGVNSSGNSNNSSVNNNHSNASKPQLEDLYWIPSYQHHINPEALNLTPEDAVEALIGNAHHHHHHHQAYEGFRGQQYVGEDLSSASAAHHHQAHHHHHHHHHGHHARLEDRFSDEQLVSMTVRELNRQLRGFSKEEVIRLKQKRRTLKNRGYAQSCRFKRVQQRHMLETEKCTLQNQVEQLKQDVARLVKERDLYKEKYEKLASRTYNAGGPANTRDPSGKQANTEFFM